In Nitrospinota bacterium, a single genomic region encodes these proteins:
- a CDS encoding molybdopterin-dependent oxidoreductase encodes ISVCPVGALSSGIYFSGRSWEMKKTETVCSHCGVGCSFFANTKGENLVRITSNDFIGINNGNLCVRGRFGFEYAQGEERITAPQTKSGDGFLETGWDEALAEVSSRLKDYAEKFGSKSIVGIGSERSTNEDNYAFQKFFRDCLASGNIDNVSNMENASVCSGLFETYGGFPMAANFGDINESNLFVYIGADGSNESPVMGNMIRKALINNSAEVAIAYSKAGAFLPEPKIQLPYSYAGMNGFLLALLDATIKSGNPSAKADASFASSVADSASKVKLESALSQKVGELVQLIGQKGKPVYIVGKEAQTHPDAKAIIGNILNLAKLTAGKVFILREYSNTQGANDMGVAPKLLPGYGKESRTGLNSDGGIISLLESGDVKALVIMNEDVIGRYHNSARLRNAVSKAKYVVVIDQLTSETSAMADIILPSATTFESGGTMTSLEGRCQKVNASVKPAGSSRPAWRILSDLSNMIGKSIGCGSAEEIGKEISEKTSIYKNRGKDGLLDYSSLAGADWKPQLIQHENVKVEKGSYVLLPDLSLYSLGIYSDKCPSLKQVQGGHHENSDIKGAPLVDFNPADGAELGLSEGDSLNLKFAKGVWKCKARFNKGVKAGSIRVPYGMDNSRIEEVKITASGKAIPCVNLAVLKE; translated from the coding sequence TATATCGGTTTGTCCTGTAGGCGCGCTGAGCAGCGGGATCTACTTCTCCGGCAGGTCGTGGGAGATGAAGAAAACTGAAACCGTCTGTTCCCACTGCGGTGTCGGCTGTTCGTTCTTCGCGAACACGAAGGGGGAAAATCTTGTCCGCATAACGTCAAACGATTTCATCGGCATCAATAACGGGAACCTCTGCGTAAGGGGGAGGTTCGGCTTCGAGTACGCTCAGGGTGAGGAGAGGATAACCGCTCCTCAAACAAAGTCGGGTGACGGCTTTTTGGAGACAGGCTGGGACGAAGCTCTGGCGGAGGTATCCTCAAGGCTTAAAGATTATGCCGAAAAATTCGGGAGCAAGTCCATTGTCGGCATCGGCTCAGAGCGATCGACCAATGAAGACAACTATGCGTTCCAGAAATTTTTCCGCGACTGTCTCGCCAGCGGTAATATCGACAACGTCTCCAACATGGAGAACGCCTCGGTCTGTTCTGGACTGTTCGAGACATACGGCGGGTTCCCGATGGCGGCAAATTTCGGCGACATAAATGAATCGAACCTCTTTGTCTACATCGGCGCAGACGGAAGCAACGAATCGCCTGTAATGGGGAACATGATCCGCAAAGCGTTGATCAATAACAGCGCGGAAGTCGCGATCGCCTATTCGAAGGCTGGGGCTTTTCTGCCGGAACCGAAGATACAGCTCCCTTACAGCTATGCGGGGATGAACGGTTTCCTCCTTGCTCTCCTTGATGCGACAATCAAGTCGGGAAATCCTTCTGCAAAGGCCGACGCGTCGTTCGCATCGTCCGTGGCCGATTCAGCGTCTAAAGTTAAGCTGGAGAGCGCTCTTTCCCAAAAAGTTGGCGAACTTGTTCAGCTGATCGGGCAGAAAGGGAAACCTGTTTACATCGTCGGCAAGGAGGCGCAGACCCATCCAGACGCGAAAGCTATCATCGGAAATATTTTGAACCTCGCGAAGCTGACAGCGGGCAAGGTTTTCATCCTGAGGGAATACAGCAATACGCAGGGTGCGAACGACATGGGGGTTGCTCCCAAGCTCCTGCCCGGATACGGAAAAGAGAGCCGCACAGGTCTTAACTCCGATGGCGGCATCATCAGCCTCCTTGAGAGCGGAGATGTGAAGGCGCTCGTGATAATGAATGAAGATGTTATAGGGAGGTATCACAACTCCGCGCGACTCAGGAACGCCGTCTCAAAAGCGAAATACGTTGTAGTGATAGATCAGTTGACCAGCGAAACTTCCGCGATGGCGGATATCATCCTGCCGTCCGCGACGACTTTTGAAAGCGGCGGTACCATGACAAGCCTTGAGGGGCGCTGTCAGAAAGTGAACGCTTCGGTAAAACCTGCAGGCAGCAGCCGCCCGGCATGGCGGATACTTTCCGATCTCTCGAACATGATAGGGAAGTCTATCGGGTGCGGAAGCGCAGAGGAGATAGGCAAGGAAATTTCAGAGAAAACATCCATATATAAAAATCGCGGCAAGGATGGGCTATTGGATTACTCATCCCTCGCAGGAGCCGACTGGAAGCCACAGCTGATCCAGCATGAAAATGTAAAAGTAGAGAAGGGAAGTTATGTACTTCTCCCAGACCTCTCGCTCTACTCGCTTGGGATATATTCCGATAAATGCCCATCGCTCAAACAGGTGCAGGGTGGGCACCATGAAAATTCTGATATAAAGGGCGCTCCTTTGGTAGACTTTAATCCAGCCGACGGCGCGGAGCTCGGTTTGAGCGAAGGGGATTCGCTCAATCTGAAGTTCGCAAAAGGCGTGTGGAAATGCAAGGCGAGGTTTAATAAAGGTGTAAAGGCGGGTTCCATCAGGGTTCCGTATGGTATGGATAATTCGCGCATCGAAGAGGTAAAGATCACCGCGTCCGGCAAGGCGATCCCTTGCGTAAATCTCGCGGTGTTGAAGGAGTAG
- the ndhC gene encoding NADH-quinone oxidoreductase subunit A → MINQYIPVLIMVIAATGTAVAMLILTTVIGPKKHFDEKMEPFECGVSPVSDPNSRFSVRFYVVAMLFIVFDIEAVFLFPWAAIFRQLGIFGFIEMMVFLAILTVGLVYIWKKGALEWE, encoded by the coding sequence ATGATCAACCAGTATATACCTGTACTAATCATGGTAATTGCGGCGACAGGCACCGCCGTTGCCATGCTGATCCTTACTACCGTGATAGGTCCGAAAAAACATTTCGACGAAAAGATGGAACCTTTTGAGTGCGGCGTGTCCCCAGTATCCGACCCGAACTCCAGGTTTTCAGTCCGTTTCTATGTCGTGGCGATGCTCTTCATAGTGTTCGATATCGAGGCGGTATTCCTGTTTCCGTGGGCCGCCATTTTCCGCCAGCTCGGCATATTCGGTTTTATCGAGATGATGGTTTTCCTGGCGATACTTACCGTGGGACTCGTATATATATGGAAGAAAGGGGCTCTGGAATGGGAATAG
- the nuoB gene encoding NADH-quinone oxidoreductase subunit NuoB, producing MGIEIEEKTLPSGLADNIILTQVDKFIGWSRKYSLFSYPFITACCGMEFMSVAGPRYDIDRFGAALPRFSPRQADLLMVVGTISHKQAPILNKIYNQMAEPKWVFSYGACVCSGGMYNNYSTVQGIDTIIPVDIYVPGCPPRPEMVFDGLMKLQKMIQEERWAKWPRGRSQYEPHAKGKGK from the coding sequence ATGGGAATAGAGATAGAAGAGAAGACGCTCCCTTCTGGCCTTGCGGACAATATCATCCTCACGCAGGTGGACAAGTTCATTGGCTGGAGCAGGAAGTATTCCCTTTTCAGCTATCCGTTCATCACTGCGTGCTGCGGAATGGAATTCATGTCGGTCGCCGGTCCACGATACGATATCGACAGGTTCGGCGCGGCGCTTCCAAGATTCTCACCCCGTCAGGCGGATCTTCTCATGGTAGTTGGAACGATAAGCCACAAGCAGGCTCCGATACTGAACAAGATTTACAACCAGATGGCTGAGCCGAAATGGGTATTCTCATACGGCGCGTGCGTCTGTTCTGGCGGTATGTATAACAACTATTCAACAGTGCAGGGGATAGACACTATCATCCCGGTCGATATCTACGTACCCGGCTGTCCGCCGAGGCCGGAGATGGTATTCGACGGGCTGATGAAACTGCAGAAGATGATACAGGAAGAGCGATGGGCAAAGTGGCCTCGCGGAAGATCGCAGTATGAACCGCACGCAAAGGGAAAAGGGAAATAG
- a CDS encoding NADH-quinone oxidoreductase subunit C, with amino-acid sequence MGAITQIIKEKFPDVVVGAHEQHGDETVTIKKERVLEVMHFLRDDERTAFNFLMDLTAVDYFGKTPRFEVVYHLYSLGKNHRVRIKAQVAEDDCSINSLVPIWIGADWYEREVWDLYGIAFKGHPNMKRLLLYEEFVGHPLRKDYPIDKRQPLIGPEN; translated from the coding sequence ATGGGCGCCATTACGCAGATCATCAAGGAAAAATTCCCCGACGTGGTGGTCGGCGCGCATGAACAGCATGGCGATGAGACCGTTACCATCAAAAAGGAGAGGGTGCTGGAAGTGATGCATTTCCTCCGCGATGACGAAAGGACCGCTTTCAATTTCCTTATGGACCTGACCGCCGTAGATTATTTCGGCAAAACGCCGAGGTTTGAGGTTGTTTACCATTTATACTCACTCGGCAAGAACCACCGCGTAAGGATAAAGGCGCAGGTTGCCGAGGACGACTGTTCGATAAACTCACTGGTGCCTATCTGGATAGGCGCTGACTGGTATGAGCGCGAGGTTTGGGATCTCTACGGGATCGCATTCAAGGGGCATCCGAACATGAAAAGGCTCCTTCTCTATGAAGAGTTCGTAGGACACCCGCTTAGAAAAGATTATCCGATCGATAAACGTCAACCATTAATAGGACCGGAGAACTGA
- a CDS encoding NADH-quinone oxidoreductase subunit D: protein MSVENDARMDLHAKEMILNMGPSHPATHGTVRFLLKLDGEKIVHMETEIGYLHRGFEKHCENGTWTQAFPYTDRLNYNSAMQNNVAYALAVEKLMGVSDKLPERAQYIRVMVCELARLADHYTNLGAAALELGALTAFIYLVESRELVWDLIESVCGARLTSNYIRIGGLSADLPEGFKEHVKEVFDKTKVLCDEFDRLLTHNRIFVDRMRDVAPISKEDAIAFGFTGPCLRAAGVEYDVRKANPYLVYDKLDFDVPVGTTGDNFDIYLVRLEEINQSIRIVEQVLEKMPEGPINIDDPAVRQPSKEDVSSKMESMIFHFKNQIEGIKVPKGEAYFATEGSNGEVGFYVVSDGSGKPFKCRVRPPCIPLTQAMGFRVQGAFLADIIPTFDMINLIGGECDR, encoded by the coding sequence ATGTCTGTAGAAAACGACGCCAGGATGGATCTGCACGCCAAGGAGATGATACTCAACATGGGTCCATCTCACCCGGCTACGCATGGAACAGTCCGGTTCCTCCTTAAGCTCGACGGCGAAAAGATAGTCCACATGGAAACGGAGATAGGGTACCTCCATCGCGGATTTGAAAAGCATTGCGAGAACGGAACATGGACCCAGGCCTTCCCGTATACCGACAGGCTCAACTACAACTCGGCGATGCAGAATAACGTCGCCTACGCGCTTGCGGTGGAAAAGCTTATGGGAGTAAGCGATAAACTTCCGGAACGTGCCCAGTACATAAGGGTAATGGTCTGCGAGCTGGCAAGGCTTGCCGACCACTACACGAATCTCGGCGCGGCGGCCCTGGAGCTTGGCGCGCTGACGGCGTTCATTTATCTTGTCGAATCGCGGGAGCTTGTCTGGGATCTGATCGAGTCTGTTTGCGGAGCGAGGCTCACCTCGAACTACATCCGCATCGGCGGTCTTTCCGCGGATCTTCCCGAAGGTTTCAAGGAGCATGTGAAGGAGGTCTTCGACAAGACCAAGGTTCTCTGCGATGAATTCGACAGACTCCTTACGCACAACAGGATATTCGTGGACAGAATGAGGGACGTGGCCCCTATTTCAAAAGAGGATGCCATTGCCTTCGGATTCACGGGGCCGTGTCTCAGGGCGGCAGGCGTCGAATACGACGTCCGCAAGGCTAATCCGTATCTCGTTTATGACAAACTCGATTTCGACGTCCCGGTAGGTACGACCGGCGACAATTTTGATATATACCTTGTAAGGCTTGAAGAGATCAATCAGTCGATCAGGATAGTGGAGCAGGTGCTGGAAAAAATGCCGGAAGGGCCGATAAATATCGATGATCCCGCTGTCCGACAGCCGTCGAAGGAAGATGTCTCAAGCAAGATGGAATCGATGATATTCCATTTTAAGAATCAGATCGAAGGGATAAAGGTCCCCAAGGGTGAAGCATACTTCGCTACGGAGGGGAGCAACGGCGAGGTAGGATTTTACGTTGTAAGCGATGGAAGCGGCAAGCCGTTCAAGTGCAGGGTACGCCCTCCGTGCATACCGCTTACACAGGCGATGGGCTTCCGCGTTCAGGGGGCGTTTCTCGCTGATATTATTCCGACATTCGATATGATCAACCTCATCGGCGGGGAGTGTGACAGGTAA
- the nuoH gene encoding NADH-quinone oxidoreductase subunit NuoH: MDGLAIFQTPGMFGNIIEMMLKIIFIFTMNMGFFAPVLTYVERKQSAFMQDRIGANRADVFGFTFFGLLHIVTDAVKLIVKEDFIPRGADKVLHTVAPLIAVIPALIAFSVIPFGGKYNLWGHEANLVIADLDIGILFIFAVASIGTYGAIIAGWASNNNWSLLGGIRVGAQMLSYEVAMGLTIVGIFMVYGSLKMTDIGAAQEDFFHWGIFLQPLGFFLFFTCALAENKRVPFDVPEAESELVAGYFTEYSGLKFAMFWMAEFLEIVTISAVLTALFFGGWHIPFVSHAMLSGFLSGIVGPDFAELITMFVHVGVFWLKVAILIFLQMVIRWTLPRFRYDQVMMLGWKIILPLSLANIAVTGLILLLVG, translated from the coding sequence ATGGACGGCTTGGCGATTTTTCAGACCCCCGGGATGTTTGGCAACATCATAGAAATGATGTTGAAGATCATTTTCATTTTTACGATGAATATGGGTTTCTTTGCGCCGGTTCTGACTTACGTTGAACGGAAGCAGTCGGCGTTCATGCAGGACAGGATCGGAGCGAACAGGGCCGACGTTTTCGGATTTACTTTTTTCGGCCTTCTCCATATCGTTACCGACGCGGTGAAGCTCATTGTCAAGGAAGATTTCATTCCGCGCGGCGCGGACAAGGTGCTCCACACCGTAGCTCCGCTCATTGCGGTTATTCCCGCGCTGATAGCCTTTTCAGTAATACCGTTCGGTGGTAAGTACAATCTCTGGGGGCACGAGGCAAACCTCGTCATCGCCGATCTCGACATTGGAATACTTTTTATTTTCGCTGTCGCCAGCATCGGCACCTACGGCGCGATAATCGCCGGATGGGCGTCCAACAACAACTGGTCGCTCCTTGGCGGTATCCGCGTCGGCGCGCAGATGCTTTCATATGAAGTCGCCATGGGGCTCACCATCGTCGGCATCTTCATGGTTTACGGCTCGCTTAAGATGACAGATATTGGCGCGGCGCAGGAAGACTTTTTCCATTGGGGGATATTCCTTCAGCCTTTGGGTTTCTTCCTTTTCTTCACATGCGCGCTGGCGGAGAACAAGAGGGTGCCGTTCGACGTTCCGGAAGCGGAGTCGGAACTTGTAGCCGGCTACTTCACCGAATATTCGGGCCTGAAGTTCGCCATGTTCTGGATGGCGGAGTTTCTCGAGATAGTCACCATATCGGCGGTGCTTACGGCGCTCTTCTTCGGAGGGTGGCATATACCGTTCGTATCTCACGCGATGCTTTCAGGTTTCCTTTCGGGGATAGTAGGGCCGGACTTCGCGGAGCTTATAACGATGTTTGTACATGTGGGGGTTTTCTGGCTGAAGGTAGCCATACTCATCTTCCTCCAGATGGTTATCAGGTGGACGCTTCCAAGGTTCAGATACGACCAGGTGATGATGCTTGGATGGAAAATAATACTCCCCCTTTCGCTTGCGAACATAGCGGTGACGGGGCTGATTTTACTTTTGGTGGGATGA
- a CDS encoding NADH-quinone oxidoreductase subunit I — protein sequence MMAGNYKKVNRDLTMSFWDRLYIPEIIRGLWITSAHFFPNLFSTMFAYVTGDPTKRKIMTIYYPEELPNIPDAYRGRPVLVQGKDGREKCVACGLCEVACPPKCISIVGELREDGTRHPKSYILDGSRCIFCGLCEEACPVEAIVMSHEYQNLSEYHRGLMIYDKEELLVPEEKLERRLKFIRGRAFGKCNY from the coding sequence ATGATGGCTGGGAATTATAAAAAGGTAAATCGCGATTTGACCATGTCCTTCTGGGACAGGCTCTATATCCCGGAGATAATCCGCGGACTCTGGATCACAAGCGCGCACTTTTTTCCGAACCTCTTCTCCACCATGTTCGCCTATGTAACAGGGGATCCGACAAAACGGAAGATAATGACCATCTACTATCCAGAAGAACTGCCGAATATCCCCGACGCGTACCGCGGAAGGCCTGTGCTGGTGCAGGGTAAGGATGGCAGGGAAAAATGCGTGGCGTGCGGACTATGCGAAGTCGCATGCCCGCCGAAGTGCATAAGTATTGTCGGCGAGTTGAGGGAGGATGGCACGCGCCATCCGAAGAGCTACATCCTCGACGGCTCGCGCTGTATCTTCTGCGGTCTATGCGAGGAGGCATGTCCAGTAGAGGCTATCGTGATGAGCCACGAGTATCAGAATCTCAGCGAGTACCACAGGGGTTTAATGATCTACGACAAGGAAGAGCTTCTGGTGCCGGAAGAAAAACTTGAGCGACGGTTGAAGTTCATAAGAGGAAGGGCTTTCGGCAAATGCAACTACTGA
- a CDS encoding NADH-quinone oxidoreductase subunit J, which yields MQLLIFYIFGFIAVFAAVSVVLARKPVMSALYLILNMLALAAIYVQLNAHLIAALQVIVYAGAIVVLALFVIMLLNLREKQGIVSYHRTAVQAIGIIIVAFVMTSLASAVNSGGLPAAGPESAEFGTVVGVAKVLFTNYLLPFEIASVLLLAAIVGAVILSKSKV from the coding sequence ATGCAACTACTGATATTCTATATATTCGGTTTCATAGCGGTTTTCGCTGCGGTATCGGTTGTTCTTGCGCGCAAACCGGTCATGTCGGCCCTTTACCTGATCCTAAACATGCTCGCGCTCGCCGCGATATACGTTCAGTTAAACGCGCATCTCATCGCGGCGCTTCAGGTCATCGTTTACGCCGGCGCGATCGTCGTTCTCGCACTTTTTGTCATCATGCTACTTAATCTCCGCGAAAAACAGGGGATCGTCTCGTATCACAGGACGGCGGTCCAGGCTATCGGCATTATCATTGTTGCTTTCGTAATGACATCTCTGGCGTCAGCGGTAAACTCCGGAGGACTGCCTGCGGCAGGGCCGGAGTCGGCTGAGTTTGGAACGGTCGTCGGTGTTGCGAAAGTTTTATTTACAAATTATCTCCTCCCCTTCGAGATAGCATCGGTGCTGTTGCTGGCGGCTATCGTAGGGGCGGTTATTTTAAGCAAGTCGAAGGTGTAA
- the nuoK gene encoding NADH-quinone oxidoreductase subunit NuoK yields the protein MEAVASLNHYLILSAVLFSIGVIGVVTRRNAIVIYMSIEVMLNAVNLTFIAFSNHLNDMGGQVFTFMVMAVAAAEAAVGLAIIIALFRNKNTVDVDEVNLLKG from the coding sequence ATGGAAGCTGTAGCAAGTTTAAACCATTACCTGATACTGAGCGCCGTGCTCTTTTCCATCGGCGTTATCGGGGTTGTCACGAGGCGAAACGCCATCGTCATATACATGAGCATTGAAGTGATGCTGAACGCGGTGAACCTCACGTTCATCGCCTTTTCAAATCACCTGAACGATATGGGTGGGCAGGTCTTCACGTTCATGGTTATGGCGGTTGCCGCGGCGGAAGCCGCTGTCGGCCTGGCGATCATCATCGCGCTGTTCAGAAATAAAAATACCGTCGATGTCGACGAAGTGAACCTTTTAAAAGGATAG
- the nuoL gene encoding NADH-quinone oxidoreductase subunit L, giving the protein MGNYLWVIVLLPLLGATVNGILGPVVKKNTVTAFALGTTGLSFILAVVAFFQLVGLPADERAITNTVYSWIEVGDMNVNVSFLLDPLSGLWLLVVTGVGFLIHVYSVGYMDHDHSYWRFFTYLNLFMFSMLMLVMGDNYLLMFIGWEGVGLCSYLLIGYDYHRDAAAVAGKKAFVMNRIGDFGFILGIFLIFVTFGSINYHDVFGSAHNVLTEGGVIVTAIALLLFVGAVGKSAQIPLYTWLPDAMEGPTPVSALIHAATMVTAGVYMVCRSAVLFNMAPTAMMVVAVIGCATAVFAATIGLFQKDIKRVLAYSTVSQLGYMFMAAGIGAYVAAAFHVMTHAFFKACLFLGSGSVIHGLSGEQNMDKMGDLKKHMPRTYWTFLISTLAISGIFPFAGFFSKDEILYSTYNSGSLVLWGIASVAAGVTAFYMFRAVFMTFHGESRVEPEAMKHLHESPNVMTMPLIILAGLATVGGFLGIPMIEGANVLHNFLGPLFEAGRHEAAHDTAHHSAALELGLMGLSLGIAIIGISLAYYFYIKNTALRDSLYGTFKGIHKVIFNKYYVDEIYDAIFTNPIVSVSREFLHKVIDVVIIDGLVNGVGSFFTTLSEMAKRMQPGMVRHYALTMLVVSIMMVSYFLWGAK; this is encoded by the coding sequence ATGGGGAATTACTTGTGGGTTATCGTTCTGCTTCCTCTTTTGGGAGCGACGGTTAACGGCATACTTGGTCCGGTAGTAAAGAAGAACACCGTTACAGCGTTCGCGCTCGGCACCACCGGGCTGTCCTTTATCCTTGCCGTTGTAGCCTTCTTTCAGCTTGTCGGGCTTCCGGCGGATGAAAGGGCAATAACTAACACCGTCTACTCGTGGATAGAGGTCGGCGATATGAACGTAAACGTATCGTTCCTCCTCGATCCGCTTTCGGGATTGTGGCTTCTTGTCGTTACCGGCGTAGGGTTCCTCATTCATGTCTACTCGGTCGGTTACATGGATCACGACCATTCGTATTGGAGATTTTTCACATACCTAAATCTCTTCATGTTCTCCATGCTGATGCTCGTGATGGGTGACAACTACCTCCTGATGTTCATCGGGTGGGAAGGGGTGGGGCTCTGCTCATACCTCCTTATAGGATACGACTATCACCGTGATGCCGCCGCCGTTGCCGGAAAGAAGGCGTTCGTGATGAACAGGATCGGTGATTTCGGATTCATACTCGGCATATTCCTCATCTTCGTGACGTTCGGCTCAATCAACTATCACGACGTTTTCGGCTCGGCCCACAACGTGTTGACAGAAGGGGGCGTTATAGTCACGGCGATTGCGTTGCTTCTGTTTGTCGGCGCGGTCGGTAAATCGGCGCAGATACCGCTTTACACATGGCTTCCCGACGCGATGGAAGGCCCTACTCCCGTTTCTGCTCTCATTCACGCGGCGACGATGGTTACCGCTGGTGTATATATGGTCTGCCGCTCCGCCGTTCTCTTTAATATGGCGCCGACAGCGATGATGGTTGTCGCCGTTATCGGATGCGCGACCGCAGTGTTCGCGGCGACCATCGGTCTTTTTCAGAAAGATATTAAACGCGTCCTCGCATATTCGACAGTTTCACAGCTCGGCTACATGTTCATGGCGGCTGGAATAGGGGCATATGTTGCCGCGGCGTTCCACGTTATGACCCACGCGTTTTTCAAGGCGTGCCTCTTTCTTGGCTCCGGCTCGGTTATTCACGGACTTTCCGGCGAGCAGAATATGGACAAGATGGGGGATCTTAAAAAGCATATGCCGAGAACTTACTGGACGTTCCTTATCTCAACGCTCGCTATCTCCGGCATATTCCCTTTTGCCGGGTTCTTCAGCAAGGACGAAATTCTCTACTCTACATACAATTCAGGGAGCCTGGTGCTTTGGGGTATCGCATCGGTAGCCGCCGGAGTGACGGCGTTCTACATGTTCAGGGCGGTATTTATGACCTTCCACGGCGAGAGCAGGGTGGAGCCGGAGGCGATGAAGCATCTTCACGAATCTCCAAACGTGATGACAATGCCGCTGATAATCCTCGCCGGTCTCGCGACAGTCGGAGGTTTCCTCGGTATACCGATGATTGAGGGGGCGAACGTGCTTCATAATTTCCTCGGGCCGCTCTTTGAAGCGGGGCGCCACGAAGCGGCGCATGACACCGCGCATCACTCCGCCGCTCTTGAGCTCGGCCTGATGGGGCTTTCACTCGGCATCGCGATCATCGGCATTTCGCTGGCGTACTACTTCTATATAAAGAATACGGCTCTGAGGGACAGCCTGTACGGCACGTTCAAGGGAATACATAAAGTTATCTTTAACAAATACTATGTGGATGAGATCTACGACGCGATATTCACGAATCCGATAGTAAGCGTCTCAAGGGAATTCCTGCACAAGGTTATTGACGTAGTAATCATCGACGGCCTTGTGAACGGAGTCGGCTCTTTCTTCACGACGCTCAGCGAAATGGCTAAAAGGATGCAACCCGGCATGGTCCGCCACTACGCGCTTACGATGCTTGTCGTTTCGATCATGATGGTCAGCTACTTTCTCTGGGGAGCAAAATGA
- a CDS encoding NADH-quinone oxidoreductase subunit M codes for MNLPILSILTFVPLVGALIILFLKSENKKLINGVTFATGVIDFILSIPLFFMFKDGTSEMQFVERHEWIKSFGIEYYMGVDGISLFMVLLTTFTCMICYLSTWTAIEKNVKEFNIMMLVLQTSMIGVFCALDFVLFYFFWELMLIPMYIIIGVWGGQRRIYATVKFFIFTMAGSVLMLLAILVLYVEKHAQTGVYTFDILSYHGISLNPVAQMWLFLFFFIAFAIKVPLWPVHTWLPDAHVEAPTAGSVILAGILLKMGTYGYLRFAVPIFPEAAYSSIWWVSWIAIIGIIYGALVAMVQDDIKKLVAYSSVSHLGFVVLGTFAFNVRGIEGALMQMINHGISTGGLFLLVGVLYERRHTRLIKEYGGITKVMPKFAVVFMIVTLSSIALPGTNGFIGEFLILLGVFEANKLYAVFASTGVIFGAVYMLWMYQRVMFGEVTNEKNKNLPDLTKREMAYFAPLIFVIFWLGVYPNPILKKMEPSVKALISDVDKARNASAEKREFLLAKADNISTDEVK; via the coding sequence ATGAATTTACCGATACTTTCAATTCTGACCTTCGTGCCGCTGGTTGGCGCGCTCATCATACTCTTCCTCAAGAGCGAGAATAAAAAGCTGATAAACGGAGTGACATTCGCGACCGGCGTTATCGATTTCATTCTCTCCATTCCGCTCTTCTTCATGTTCAAGGACGGGACTTCGGAGATGCAGTTCGTTGAGAGGCACGAGTGGATAAAGAGCTTCGGCATTGAATACTACATGGGGGTAGACGGAATTTCTCTCTTCATGGTGCTTCTCACCACGTTCACCTGCATGATCTGCTACCTCTCCACATGGACGGCAATAGAAAAGAACGTGAAAGAGTTCAATATCATGATGCTGGTGCTTCAAACGTCGATGATAGGCGTTTTCTGCGCGCTTGATTTTGTGCTCTTCTACTTCTTCTGGGAGCTGATGCTCATACCGATGTATATCATCATCGGCGTGTGGGGCGGTCAGCGAAGGATCTACGCCACTGTAAAGTTCTTCATTTTTACTATGGCAGGCTCGGTGCTGATGCTTTTGGCCATTCTAGTTCTTTATGTTGAAAAGCACGCGCAGACGGGGGTCTACACTTTCGATATTCTTTCATATCACGGAATCTCGCTTAACCCTGTTGCGCAGATGTGGCTCTTTCTTTTCTTCTTCATCGCGTTTGCCATAAAGGTTCCGCTCTGGCCGGTGCATACATGGTTGCCGGACGCGCACGTGGAAGCGCCTACCGCCGGGTCGGTGATTCTTGCCGGCATTCTCCTGAAGATGGGGACGTACGGATACCTGAGATTCGCGGTACCGATCTTCCCCGAAGCGGCCTACTCATCGATCTGGTGGGTGTCGTGGATAGCGATAATCGGAATCATTTACGGCGCGCTCGTCGCGATGGTACAGGATGACATCAAGAAACTTGTCGCTTACTCATCCGTGAGCCATCTCGGTTTTGTGGTGCTTGGAACATTCGCATTCAACGTGAGGGGGATCGAAGGGGCGCTGATGCAGATGATAAATCATGGTATATCCACAGGCGGGCTCTTCCTCCTTGTAGGCGTTCTATATGAAAGACGGCACACAAGGCTCATCAAGGAATACGGCGGGATCACGAAAGTGATGCCGAAGTTCGCCGTGGTATTCATGATAGTCACGCTGTCGTCCATCGCGCTTCCCGGCACGAACGGCTTTATCGGCGAGTTCCTTATACTGCTCGGCGTGTTCGAGGCGAACAAACTTTACGCCGTCTTCGCATCAACGGGTGTGATCTTCGGAGCGGTATACATGCTCTGGATGTATCAGCGCGTGATGTTCGGCGAAGTGACGAACGAAAAGAATAAAAATCTGCCCGACCTTACAAAGAGGGAGATGGCCTATTTCGCTCCGCTCATATTCGTGATCTTCTGGCTCGGCGTCTATCCGAATCCGATATTGAAAAAGATGGAACCGTCGGTAAAGGCGCTTATCTCAGATGTGGACAAGGCGCGCAATGCCTCCGCGGAAAAGCGCGAATTTCTTCTCGCGAAGGCCGACAATATCAGCACGGATGAGGTGAAATAG